One Staphylococcus ratti DNA segment encodes these proteins:
- a CDS encoding alpha,alpha-phosphotrehalase — MVQKDWKKSVVYQIYVKSFNDTTGNGEGDLQGIIEKLDYLAYLGVDYLWLTPIYDSPMNDNGYDIRDYFKVNARFGNEKDLKTLIKEAHARQLKIMLDIVVNHTSTEHQWFQEALKSKESPYHQFYFFKKSNDGPPTNWESKFGGNAWQYDSKSDEYYLHLFDVTQADLNWDNPEVRQEVFKIVNHWIDLGVDGFRFDVINLISKGAFKNSTAIGKEFYTDGPRVHEFLHELNRETFGDKGMMTVGEMSSTSLEHCIKYTREARQELSSVFNFHHLKVDYKDGEKWTNQKFDLQQLKAILMYWQRGIYEGGGWNAIFWCNHDQPRVVSRFGNDENEEMRQTSAKTLAIALHMLQGTPYIYQGEEIGMTDPHFTSIHQYRDVESLNAYEMMKRKGYEESEILTILSQKSRDNSRTPMQWDSSNHAGFTTGKPWIDVASNYHTINAEAALADESSIFYTYRTLIQLRHEHDIITYGDIVPRYMDHPALFVYERHYKDEVWLIVANMTSEVVELPNTLDIKGRRVIQNGTINEYEIGAYGAIVVAKEKE; from the coding sequence TTGGTACAAAAAGATTGGAAAAAATCAGTCGTATATCAAATTTATGTTAAATCCTTTAATGATACAACTGGAAACGGTGAAGGTGATTTGCAAGGGATTATCGAAAAATTAGATTACCTTGCTTATTTAGGCGTGGATTATTTATGGTTAACGCCAATTTATGATTCGCCAATGAATGATAATGGTTACGATATACGCGATTATTTCAAAGTTAATGCGCGATTTGGTAACGAAAAAGATTTGAAAACATTGATTAAAGAGGCGCATGCTCGGCAATTGAAAATTATGTTAGATATTGTTGTCAATCATACGTCGACGGAGCATCAATGGTTTCAAGAAGCTTTAAAGTCTAAAGAGAGCCCTTATCATCAGTTTTACTTTTTTAAAAAATCAAATGATGGACCTCCGACAAATTGGGAATCGAAATTTGGAGGAAACGCGTGGCAATATGATTCTAAATCGGATGAATATTATTTGCATTTGTTTGATGTGACACAAGCGGATTTGAATTGGGATAATCCTGAAGTACGTCAAGAAGTATTTAAAATTGTGAATCATTGGATTGATTTGGGTGTGGACGGTTTTCGATTCGATGTCATTAATTTAATTTCTAAAGGAGCATTTAAAAATTCAACAGCGATTGGAAAAGAATTTTACACAGATGGTCCGCGCGTACATGAATTTTTACATGAGTTGAATCGTGAAACTTTTGGCGATAAAGGAATGATGACGGTAGGTGAAATGTCTTCAACGTCTTTGGAACATTGCATAAAGTATACACGTGAAGCACGTCAAGAATTGAGTAGTGTCTTCAATTTTCATCATTTAAAGGTGGACTACAAAGATGGTGAAAAATGGACGAATCAAAAATTCGACTTGCAACAATTAAAAGCCATTTTAATGTATTGGCAGCGTGGCATTTACGAAGGAGGCGGGTGGAATGCAATATTTTGGTGTAACCATGATCAGCCTCGGGTCGTTTCGCGATTTGGTAACGATGAAAATGAGGAGATGCGTCAAACGAGTGCTAAGACACTAGCGATTGCTTTGCATATGCTTCAAGGAACGCCTTATATTTATCAAGGTGAAGAAATAGGCATGACAGATCCTCATTTTACATCGATTCATCAATATCGAGATGTGGAATCGTTAAATGCATACGAAATGATGAAACGCAAAGGCTACGAGGAGTCGGAAATTTTAACCATTTTAAGTCAGAAATCTCGAGATAATTCACGTACACCTATGCAATGGGATAGTTCTAATCATGCTGGGTTTACTACTGGAAAGCCTTGGATTGACGTCGCTTCTAATTATCATACGATTAATGCGGAAGCGGCGCTAGCGGATGAAAGCTCAATTTTTTATACGTATCGCACATTGATTCAATTGCGTCATGAACATGATATTATTACTTATGGTGACATCGTACCACGTTATATGGATCACCCTGCACTTTTTGTTTATGAGCGTCATTATAAGGATGAAGTTTGGTTAATTGTTGCTAATATGACGAGCGAAGTAGTTGAATTACCAAATACGTTAGATATTAAAGGACGCCGAGTGATTCAAAATGGGACAATAAACGAATATGAAATCGGAGCGTATGGTGCTATCGTTGTGGCTAAAGAAAAAGAATAA
- the dnaX gene encoding DNA polymerase III subunit gamma/tau has translation MNYQALYRMFRPQSFEDVVGQTHVTKTLKNAIAKEKQSHAYIFSGPRGTGKTSIAKIFAKAMNCETRTDGEPCNTCASCVSITQGTNSDVIEIDAASNNGVDEIRNIRDKVKYAPSQSKYKVYIIDEVHMLTTGAFNALLKTLEEPPAHAIFILATTEPHKIPPTIISRAQRFDFKAIHSDNIVDRLQYVADTQSIVYDHEALVFIAKVSEGGMRDALSIMDQAIAFGDERLTLKDALDVTGSLDESDLNALFKNVVEGDVHAAFERYHGFISEGKEVNRLINDMIYFVRDTIMFKTTAETPSYDALFQYDLEVLYKMIEIINDTLVSIRFSVNQNVHFEVLLVKLSEMIKEVVQTGEVVVNHAPSESNEAMVRRMEALESELRTLKSQGIATSSAPSKPKPAKRRGNGSTYSVEQIAKVLDKANKEDIARIKERWADVIQYAKDRGQKALVSLLQNSEPVAASEDKVLVKFEEEIHCEILKKDNDKKESIENVVRDIINKAVEVVGVPADKWMQVRSDYIDQRKQGQSSQTTTPKTSQDNVVQKAKDLFGDETVHVIEDET, from the coding sequence GTGAATTACCAAGCATTGTACCGGATGTTTAGACCGCAAAGTTTTGAAGATGTTGTCGGTCAAACGCATGTCACAAAAACATTAAAAAATGCGATTGCCAAAGAAAAGCAATCACATGCTTATATTTTCAGCGGACCAAGAGGCACTGGGAAAACAAGTATTGCAAAAATATTCGCCAAAGCGATGAACTGTGAAACACGCACAGATGGGGAACCTTGTAATACGTGTGCAAGTTGTGTGAGCATTACGCAAGGGACAAACTCCGATGTGATTGAAATTGACGCCGCGAGTAATAATGGTGTCGATGAAATTCGTAATATTCGGGACAAAGTAAAGTACGCCCCTAGCCAATCTAAATATAAAGTTTATATTATAGATGAGGTACATATGCTAACGACAGGTGCATTTAATGCATTGTTAAAAACGTTAGAAGAACCGCCTGCGCATGCCATTTTTATTTTGGCTACAACGGAACCGCACAAAATCCCACCAACGATTATTTCGCGAGCGCAACGTTTTGATTTTAAGGCGATTCATTCAGATAACATTGTTGACCGCTTGCAGTATGTCGCAGATACGCAAAGTATCGTGTATGACCATGAAGCGCTTGTCTTTATCGCGAAAGTGTCAGAAGGCGGTATGCGTGATGCATTAAGTATTATGGATCAAGCTATTGCGTTTGGTGATGAACGTTTGACATTAAAAGATGCATTAGATGTTACAGGGAGTTTGGACGAATCAGATTTAAATGCATTATTTAAAAATGTGGTCGAAGGCGATGTACATGCCGCTTTTGAGCGTTATCACGGTTTTATTAGCGAGGGCAAGGAAGTCAATCGGCTCATTAATGATATGATTTATTTTGTTCGTGATACGATTATGTTCAAAACAACAGCGGAAACACCTTCCTACGACGCGCTTTTCCAATATGATTTAGAAGTACTTTATAAAATGATTGAAATTATAAACGATACGCTCGTGTCTATTCGATTTAGTGTAAATCAAAATGTTCATTTTGAAGTATTGCTTGTAAAACTTTCAGAAATGATTAAGGAAGTTGTTCAAACTGGAGAAGTGGTCGTGAATCATGCACCGTCAGAAAGTAACGAAGCAATGGTTCGACGTATGGAAGCGTTAGAATCCGAATTGCGCACGTTGAAGTCTCAAGGTATTGCGACGTCGAGTGCCCCTAGCAAGCCTAAACCAGCGAAGAGACGAGGCAATGGTTCGACTTATTCAGTTGAGCAAATTGCTAAAGTGCTTGATAAGGCCAACAAAGAAGACATTGCACGTATTAAAGAACGTTGGGCGGATGTCATTCAATACGCGAAAGATCGAGGTCAAAAGGCGCTTGTGAGCTTACTTCAAAATTCGGAACCGGTCGCTGCCAGTGAAGATAAAGTCCTAGTTAAATTTGAAGAAGAAATTCACTGCGAAATTTTAAAGAAGGATAATGATAAGAAAGAAAGTATCGAAAATGTGGTACGCGATATCATTAATAAAGCGGTCGAAGTTGTAGGTGTACCTGCTGATAAATGGATGCAAGTGCGCAGTGACTATATCGATCAACGTAAACAAGGTCAATCATCACAAACAACAACGCCTAAAACATCGCAAGACAATGTCGTACAAAAGGCGAAAGATTTATTCGGTGATGAAACAGTTCATGTTATCGAAGACGAAACATGA
- a CDS encoding YbaB/EbfC family nucleoid-associated protein — MRGGGNMQQMMKQMQKMQKKMADEQEKLKEEKVEGSAGGGMVKVIVSGHKEVIDVQINEEVVDPEDVDMLQDLVLAATNEAMSKADELTSERLGKHTKGLNIPGMM, encoded by the coding sequence ATGCGCGGTGGCGGAAATATGCAACAAATGATGAAACAAATGCAAAAAATGCAAAAGAAAATGGCAGATGAGCAAGAAAAGTTAAAAGAAGAAAAAGTTGAAGGTTCAGCTGGCGGCGGTATGGTGAAAGTCATCGTATCAGGTCATAAAGAAGTTATAGACGTTCAAATCAATGAAGAAGTAGTAGATCCAGAAGATGTGGATATGTTACAAGATTTAGTATTAGCTGCGACAAACGAAGCGATGTCTAAAGCAGACGAACTTACTTCTGAACGTTTAGGCAAACATACTAAAGGCCTTAACATCCCAGGAATGATGTAA
- the treP gene encoding PTS system trehalose-specific EIIBC component produces the protein MAVKRSDVQAIVDAIGGEANLQTATHCVTRLRLVLEDDSKVNKDKLAANPLVKGQFKADNQYQIVIGPGTVDEVYNILINETGTTEASKSEAKAVAAKKGNPLQRLIKLLGDIFIPILPAIVTAGLLLGINNVLTMPLINKSPSIVERVPQIADFANIINVIATTAFIFLPALVGWSAMRVFGGNPVLGLVLGLVLMHPQLMSQYDIGKVEKIPTWEIFGLKIEQLNYQGQVLPVLLAAYVLAKIEKALNKVVHNSVKLLVVGPIALLVTGFLAFLIIGPVALIIGKGITGAVTFLFQNAGWLGGAIYGLLYAPLVITGLHHMFLAVDFQLIGSDIGGTYLWPIVAMSNIAQGSAAFGAWFIYRKRKMEKERSLAATSGVSGFLGVTEPAMFGVNLPLKYPFIAAILTSMCVGALIGASGVIGNVGVGGVPAILSIKQQFWGVYIIGTLISMVMPCILTIVFSRFSREKTKKMVDETL, from the coding sequence ATGGCTGTGAAGCGCTCAGATGTTCAAGCGATTGTTGATGCAATTGGTGGGGAAGCAAATTTACAAACTGCCACACATTGTGTGACGCGTTTGCGTTTAGTATTAGAAGATGATAGTAAAGTAAACAAAGACAAATTGGCTGCTAATCCACTCGTAAAAGGGCAGTTTAAAGCAGATAATCAATATCAAATTGTAATTGGACCAGGAACGGTTGATGAAGTTTATAACATTTTGATCAACGAAACAGGTACAACCGAAGCATCTAAAAGTGAAGCGAAAGCGGTGGCTGCGAAGAAAGGAAATCCATTGCAACGTTTAATTAAGTTATTAGGGGACATTTTTATTCCAATTCTTCCGGCAATTGTTACGGCTGGTTTGCTTTTAGGGATTAACAATGTACTGACGATGCCGCTAATAAATAAGTCTCCATCTATTGTGGAACGTGTACCGCAAATTGCGGACTTTGCAAATATTATTAATGTTATTGCAACCACAGCGTTTATATTTTTACCTGCGCTTGTAGGTTGGAGTGCGATGCGCGTATTTGGAGGGAACCCTGTCCTTGGTTTGGTACTAGGGCTTGTACTTATGCATCCTCAACTCATGTCGCAATATGACATTGGTAAAGTAGAAAAAATCCCCACATGGGAAATTTTTGGATTAAAAATCGAACAATTAAATTACCAAGGACAAGTTTTACCGGTATTACTTGCTGCATATGTCCTTGCAAAAATTGAAAAGGCATTAAATAAGGTAGTCCATAACTCTGTGAAGTTATTAGTTGTTGGCCCTATTGCATTACTTGTTACTGGTTTTTTAGCGTTTTTAATTATAGGACCTGTTGCACTAATTATTGGTAAAGGTATTACCGGTGCAGTAACATTTTTATTCCAAAATGCGGGTTGGCTTGGTGGTGCCATCTATGGTTTGCTTTATGCACCGCTAGTCATTACAGGGCTACATCATATGTTTTTAGCGGTCGATTTCCAATTAATCGGTAGTGATATTGGTGGAACATACTTATGGCCGATTGTAGCAATGTCTAACATTGCGCAAGGTTCTGCTGCATTTGGCGCGTGGTTCATTTATAGAAAACGAAAAATGGAAAAAGAACGAAGTTTAGCAGCAACTTCAGGGGTATCTGGTTTCTTAGGGGTTACAGAACCAGCGATGTTTGGTGTGAACTTGCCGCTCAAGTATCCATTCATTGCCGCAATTTTAACATCTATGTGCGTTGGTGCTTTAATTGGAGCTTCAGGGGTTATTGGTAATGTAGGTGTAGGCGGTGTTCCGGCAATTCTTTCTATCAAACAACAATTTTGGGGCGTCTACATTATCGGAACACTCATTTCGATGGTAATGCCATGTATACTAACGATTGTTTTCTCAAGATTTAGTCGTGAAAAAACAAAGAAAATGGTAGATGAAACGTTATAA
- a CDS encoding GNAT family N-acetyltransferase, with protein MSVYISTLTENDYAPSLEMVQEAFKDVPESDGNEQELVRKLRLEPEYHFELEVIAKNEAGEVIGHALCSPIQIEAENERYEALALAPVSVKKAYQRKGLGKALIQALEERAQELEYTTIVVLGHPDYYAALGYEVAAEHGISTPFEVPDNFVRVKFLWDTLEDTPHGQVIYPSPFFE; from the coding sequence ATGTCAGTTTACATTAGTACATTAACAGAAAATGACTATGCACCTTCACTTGAGATGGTTCAAGAAGCTTTTAAGGATGTTCCGGAATCGGATGGAAATGAACAAGAACTCGTTCGAAAACTACGTCTTGAGCCAGAATATCATTTTGAACTCGAAGTAATTGCCAAAAATGAAGCGGGTGAAGTGATTGGGCATGCTTTATGTTCGCCGATTCAAATTGAAGCGGAGAATGAACGTTATGAGGCTTTAGCATTAGCGCCTGTTTCTGTAAAAAAAGCTTACCAACGCAAAGGGTTAGGAAAAGCGCTGATTCAAGCTTTAGAAGAACGTGCCCAAGAACTCGAATATACGACCATTGTCGTGTTAGGACATCCGGATTATTACGCAGCGCTAGGTTATGAAGTGGCAGCGGAACATGGGATTTCAACGCCTTTTGAAGTGCCAGATAATTTCGTGCGTGTCAAATTTTTGTGGGATACGTTAGAAGACACGCCGCATGGTCAAGTCATCTATCCAAGCCCCTTTTTTGAATAA
- the treR gene encoding trehalose operon repressor, whose product MKQNKFKWIYENMRRAILEGTYHYGDQLPSEYQLVENYNVSRETVRKSLNMLVSDGMIQKIRGKGSVVIYQGMTEFPFNDLMSFKEVKASLNLPHQTVVHSFERIRAADVPHVKQALQIADETPLWHFVRYRQVEGVTKIIDEDYVLAALFPDLTKTVVQGSFYDYVENVKGFEISFSSKSITFEPFGETERQVLGQITPEYTATVRGIVHLKDTTKFQYSISKHIATEFKFIDFSRRHKI is encoded by the coding sequence ATGAAACAAAATAAATTCAAATGGATATATGAGAACATGCGACGTGCGATTTTAGAAGGTACGTACCATTATGGTGATCAGCTCCCATCTGAATATCAGTTAGTAGAAAATTACAACGTGTCACGTGAAACAGTTCGTAAAAGTTTGAATATGCTTGTTTCGGATGGAATGATTCAAAAGATTCGAGGCAAGGGTTCGGTCGTTATTTATCAAGGCATGACGGAATTTCCATTTAATGATTTAATGAGTTTTAAAGAAGTGAAAGCCTCCTTGAACTTACCGCATCAAACGGTGGTACATTCATTTGAACGTATTCGAGCGGCAGATGTACCACATGTTAAACAAGCGCTGCAAATTGCTGATGAAACCCCGCTTTGGCACTTTGTACGTTATCGTCAAGTCGAAGGGGTAACGAAAATTATCGATGAAGATTACGTACTGGCTGCATTGTTTCCTGATTTAACGAAAACTGTTGTTCAAGGCTCGTTTTATGACTATGTTGAAAATGTAAAAGGGTTCGAAATCAGTTTTTCAAGTAAATCTATCACCTTTGAGCCGTTTGGTGAGACAGAACGGCAAGTTCTCGGCCAAATTACCCCGGAGTATACAGCAACGGTAAGGGGAATTGTACATTTAAAAGATACAACGAAATTTCAATATAGTATCTCTAAACATATCGCAACAGAATTTAAATTTATTGATTTTTCAAGACGTCATAAAATTTAG
- a CDS encoding glutamate synthase subunit beta, whose protein sequence is MGEFKGFMKYPRQKLNELSLTERIKNFDAYQSRFSNEDAQQQGARCMDCGTPFCQTGVQIERETLGCPLGNYIPEWNDLVYRGDFKTAYERLSETNNFPEFTGYICPAPCEASCVMKINRDAIAIKGIERTIIDEAFEHGWVQLRVPEVRLEEKVAVIGSGPAGLAAAEELNALGYKVDVYEKNMQPGGLLTYGIPNMKLDKDVVFRRVRLMETAGVTFHCNVEVGKDIDKAKLDATYDAIVICTGAEKPRDLPLEGRMGQGIYFAMDYLTEQTQLLMGETSKQTISAKGKNVVVIGDGDTGADCVATALRDGCKSVVQFNRKARKPERFEMNYSWPFPEPVLKKDYAHQEYEARFGVEPRAYGIQTMRFDIDEMFHVRGIYAQVQRDQADGSLLGDDREILIPADFVLLAIGFEGVASQVTQALGVKVKYQKIVANTSDYKTSQSKYFAAGDARRGQSLVVWAIKEGREVAHSVHSHLTRKSFV, encoded by the coding sequence ATGGGTGAATTTAAAGGGTTTATGAAGTATCCTAGACAAAAGCTAAATGAGTTGTCTTTAACAGAGCGTATTAAGAATTTTGATGCATATCAATCTCGTTTTTCAAATGAAGATGCGCAGCAACAAGGCGCACGTTGTATGGACTGTGGGACACCTTTTTGTCAGACAGGAGTTCAAATCGAACGTGAAACACTAGGGTGTCCATTAGGTAACTATATTCCGGAGTGGAATGATTTAGTTTATCGTGGAGACTTTAAAACAGCGTATGAACGGTTGTCAGAAACGAACAACTTCCCTGAATTTACTGGTTACATTTGTCCGGCGCCTTGTGAAGCTTCATGTGTCATGAAAATTAATAGAGATGCTATCGCGATTAAAGGCATTGAGCGTACGATTATTGATGAAGCTTTTGAACATGGTTGGGTTCAGCTGCGTGTGCCAGAAGTGCGTTTAGAAGAAAAAGTAGCTGTGATCGGCAGTGGTCCAGCTGGGCTTGCGGCAGCTGAAGAGCTCAATGCGTTAGGCTATAAAGTGGATGTTTATGAAAAAAATATGCAACCAGGAGGTTTATTGACGTACGGTATCCCTAATATGAAGCTGGATAAAGATGTCGTTTTTCGACGTGTGCGTTTAATGGAGACTGCCGGTGTAACTTTCCATTGTAATGTTGAAGTGGGTAAGGACATAGACAAAGCCAAATTGGATGCGACGTATGATGCAATTGTCATTTGTACAGGTGCGGAGAAGCCACGCGATTTACCGCTTGAAGGACGTATGGGCCAAGGCATTTATTTTGCGATGGATTATTTAACAGAACAAACGCAATTACTTATGGGTGAAACGTCAAAACAGACAATTTCAGCTAAAGGGAAAAATGTAGTAGTGATTGGTGATGGTGATACTGGAGCAGACTGTGTTGCTACGGCATTGCGTGACGGTTGCAAATCTGTGGTGCAATTCAATCGAAAAGCAAGAAAGCCAGAACGGTTTGAAATGAATTACAGTTGGCCGTTTCCTGAGCCAGTCTTGAAAAAAGATTATGCGCACCAAGAATATGAGGCGCGATTTGGTGTAGAACCGAGAGCGTATGGCATTCAAACGATGCGTTTTGACATTGACGAAATGTTTCATGTGCGTGGTATTTATGCGCAAGTTCAACGTGATCAAGCAGACGGTTCGTTGTTAGGTGATGACCGAGAAATTTTAATTCCAGCGGATTTTGTGTTATTGGCGATTGGTTTTGAAGGAGTCGCGTCTCAAGTAACACAGGCATTAGGGGTTAAAGTGAAGTACCAAAAAATCGTGGCGAATACGTCTGATTATAAGACGAGTCAATCTAAATATTTTGCGGCTGGAGATGCGCGAAGAGGGCAAAGTTTAGTTGTTTGGGCAATTAAAGAAGGGCGTGAAGTTGCTCATTCTGTCCATAGTCATTTAACGCGTAAAAGTTTTGTTTGA
- the recR gene encoding recombination mediator RecR has protein sequence MHYPAPISKLIDSFMKLPGIGPKTAQRLAFHVLDMKEDDVVQFAKALVDVKRELTYCSMCGHITEQDPCYICEDKRRDRSVICVVEDDKDVIAMEKMKEYQGLYHVLHGTISPMDGIGPEDINIPGLIERLKDEEVEELILAMNPNLEGESTSMYISRLVKPLGIRVTRLAQGLSVGGDLEYADEVTLSKAISGRTEM, from the coding sequence ATGCATTATCCAGCACCTATTTCTAAACTGATTGACAGTTTCATGAAATTGCCAGGCATTGGCCCGAAAACGGCGCAACGTCTGGCTTTTCATGTATTAGATATGAAAGAAGATGACGTTGTACAATTCGCTAAAGCACTTGTTGATGTGAAACGAGAACTGACTTATTGCAGTATGTGCGGACATATTACGGAACAAGACCCTTGTTATATTTGTGAAGATAAGCGACGAGATCGTTCGGTTATATGTGTTGTAGAAGATGATAAAGATGTTATTGCGATGGAAAAGATGAAAGAATATCAGGGCTTATATCATGTTTTACATGGGACTATTTCGCCAATGGATGGAATTGGACCGGAAGATATTAACATTCCAGGGCTTATTGAACGATTAAAAGATGAAGAAGTAGAAGAACTCATATTAGCGATGAATCCAAATCTAGAAGGTGAATCTACTTCAATGTATATTTCTAGACTCGTGAAGCCATTAGGAATTCGGGTGACGCGTTTGGCCCAAGGGTTGTCAGTTGGTGGCGATTTAGAGTATGCAGATGAAGTGACTTTATCTAAAGCAATTTCAGGGCGAACAGAAATGTAA